One segment of Tamlana crocina DNA contains the following:
- the ftsA gene encoding cell division protein FtsA, which translates to MEHNLAVGLDIGTTKIVAMIGRKNEYGKVEIFGIGRSKSLGVHRGVVNNITQTIQSIQQAVQEAEAAADIKIEDVTVGIAGQHIRSLQHSDYITRANSETVIDDDDIDRLIGQVHKLVMLPGEEIIHVLPQEYKVDGQAEIKEPIGMYGGRLEANFHVVVGQVSSIRNIGRCVQSSGLNLEGITLEPLASANAVLSQEEKEAGVALIDIGGGTTDLAIFRDGIIRHTAVIPFGGNVITEDIKEGCSIIEKQAELLKIKFGSAWPGENKDNEIVSIPGLRGREPKEITLKNLSKIIHARVVEIIEQVYVEIKNYGHEEQKKKLIAGIVLTGGGSQLKHLKQLVEYITGMDTRIGYPNEHLAGDSDDDITSPLFATAVGLVLDGLKRNERKKIEQQEEEKQAENEATPNDEEEEVKPKPIKERRSFLDKLTERVKDFLDNAE; encoded by the coding sequence ATGGAGCATAATTTAGCAGTTGGATTAGACATAGGGACCACAAAAATTGTGGCGATGATTGGTCGTAAGAATGAATACGGCAAGGTCGAAATTTTTGGTATTGGTCGATCTAAAAGTCTGGGTGTTCACCGTGGTGTGGTCAATAACATTACCCAGACTATTCAGTCAATTCAACAGGCTGTACAAGAGGCCGAAGCTGCTGCAGATATAAAAATTGAAGATGTTACCGTAGGTATTGCTGGACAGCATATAAGAAGCCTTCAGCATAGCGATTACATCACTAGAGCAAATTCCGAAACGGTTATTGATGATGACGATATCGATAGATTGATCGGACAAGTGCATAAATTGGTCATGCTTCCGGGTGAGGAAATCATCCATGTGCTTCCGCAGGAATACAAAGTAGATGGGCAGGCCGAAATTAAGGAGCCTATTGGTATGTATGGCGGGCGTTTGGAAGCCAATTTCCATGTGGTAGTTGGTCAAGTATCGTCCATCAGAAATATTGGGCGCTGTGTGCAAAGCTCCGGTTTAAATTTAGAGGGAATCACACTTGAGCCTTTAGCGTCGGCCAATGCCGTTCTGAGCCAAGAAGAAAAAGAAGCAGGTGTGGCGCTAATCGATATAGGTGGCGGAACCACAGATTTAGCCATTTTTAGAGACGGCATTATTCGCCATACGGCAGTGATCCCTTTCGGAGGAAATGTGATTACCGAAGATATTAAAGAAGGCTGTTCCATCATTGAAAAACAAGCCGAATTGCTGAAGATAAAATTCGGTTCCGCTTGGCCAGGTGAAAACAAGGATAACGAAATCGTGTCCATTCCTGGTTTAAGAGGTCGTGAGCCCAAAGAAATCACCTTGAAAAACCTTTCGAAAATCATTCACGCCCGTGTGGTTGAAATTATCGAACAGGTGTATGTAGAGATAAAGAATTACGGCCACGAAGAGCAAAAGAAAAAATTGATTGCCGGTATTGTGTTAACTGGTGGTGGTAGCCAATTGAAGCATTTAAAGCAGTTGGTGGAGTACATTACGGGAATGGATACCCGAATTGGTTACCCCAACGAGCATTTAGCAGGCGATAGTGACGACGATATTACCAGCCCGCTATTTGCAACGGCTGTTGGTTTGGTGTTGGACGGCCTAAAACGAAACGAAAGAAAAAAAATAGAGCAACAAGAGGAAGAAAAACAAGCTGAAAATGAAGCGACTCCAAATGACGAGGAAGAAGAGGTTAAGCCAAAACCGATTAAAGAGCGACGTTCATTTTTAGATAAATTAACCGAACGCGTTAAAGATTTTTTAGATAACGCAGAGTAG